A window of the Ipomoea triloba cultivar NCNSP0323 chromosome 14, ASM357664v1 genome harbors these coding sequences:
- the LOC116005164 gene encoding protein NUCLEAR FUSION DEFECTIVE 4-like — protein MAALQWLSLVAAIWLQAVSGTNTNFPVYSSRLKHLLSISQVQLNNLAFANDAGKLFGWFSGIAALYLPLWLVLLLGSSLGFVGYGVQYLFLVGKLASLSYWHVFVLTALAGNSICWINTVCYIVAIRNFPLDRQVAVGISTSYVGLSAKIFTDIVEAMNVSSPTDAAHAYLLLNSVLPLIVAVVASPIAREIKVGVSKRLAGGFSLMFAITIATGVYAVITTSLGSEISRKKLLKHLSFSGMVVLLCLPMLVPLGQKITELCRKKCPILPKNQVCDQQGLEGLEKAVSCDSIMRIEGGEAKEDGGSEIVVVVEEVKWRDLVKRGDFWLYFLVYFLGATLGLVYLNNLGQIAESRGFSNASLLVSLSSSFGFFGRLLPSLYDYFFSMSKNKISRPASIAVMMAPMCGAFFLLLHGSHGCLYTSTAIIGVCTGAITSVAVSTTTELFGAKNFGVNHNILVTNIPIGSFIFGDFAAYLYKRQGRISGGIDGICTGMQCFHTTFVVWGCLCFLGTCLAVFFHSRTRRKNNHH, from the exons ATGGCCGCCCTTCAATGGCTAAGCTTAGTCGCCGCCATATGGCTCCAAGCCGTGAGCGGAACCAACACCAACTTCCCCGTCTACTCCTCCCGCCTAAAACACCTCCTCTCCATCTCCCAAGTCCAGCTCAACAACCTAGCATTCGCCAACGACGCCGGAAAGCTATTCGGCTGGTTTTCCGGCATTGCCGCGCTGTATCTCCCTCTCTGGCTCGTCCTCCTCCTCGGCTCCTCCCTCGGCTTCGTCGGCTACGGCGTCCAGTACCTTTTCCTCGTCGGAAAACTCGCCTCCCTCTCCTACTGGCACGTCTTCGTCCTCACAGCCCTCGCCGGGAACAGTATTTGCTGGATTAACACCGTCTGTTACATCGTCGCGATTCGGAATTTCCCGTTGGACCGCCAGGTGGCGGTGGGGATTTCCACGAGCTATGTTGGGCTAAGCGCCAAGATTTTTACGGATATCGTGGAAGCCATGAATGTATCTTCCCCTACTGACGCGGCCCACGCTTATCTCCTCCTTAATTCCGTCCTGCCGCTAATAGTCGCCGTGGTTGCTTCCCCTATCGCCCGGGAAATCAAGGTCGGAGTATCCAAACGGCTCGCCGGAGGGTTCAGTCTTATGTTCGCGATAACCATAGCTACCGGCGTTTACGCCGTGATCACAACCAGCTTGGGTTCGGAGATTTCAAGGAAAAAATTGCTAAAACACCTGAGTTTTTCAGGTATGGTTGTGTTATTATGTCTGCCAATGTTAGTCCCTCTGGGTCAGAAAATAACCGAGCTCTGCCGGAAAAAATGTCCGATACTACCCAAAAATCAGGTCTGTGATCAGCAGGGACTAGAGGGACTCGAAAAAGCAGttagttgtgattctattaTGAGAATAGAGGGCGGAGAGGCGAAAGAAGATGGAGGATCTGAGATTGTTGTGGTTGTGGAAGAAGTGAAATGGAGAGATTTGGTGAAGAGAGGGGATTTCTGGTTATATTTCTTGGTTTATTTTCTTGGTGCGACTCTGGGTTTAGTGTACCTGAACAATCTGGGTCAAATCGCCGAGTCGCGTGGCTTCTCCAATGCTTCCCTTCTGGTCTCACTGTCGTCTTCTTTCGGATTCTTTGGGCGTCTCCTTCCGTCGCTTTACGACTATTTCTTCTCAAT GTCCAAGAACAAGATTTCGAGGCCGGCAAGCATTGCAGTGATGATGGCGCCGATGTGCGGAGCTTTCTTCTTGCTTCTCCACGGCAGCCATGGCTGCCTCTACACCAGCACCGCCATAATAGGGGTCTGCACCGGCGCAATCACGTCGGTTGCAGTCTCCACAACCACAGAGCTCTTTGGGGCCAAGAATTTTGGCGTCAACCACAACATTTTGGTGACCAATATACCCATTGGCTCCTTCATCTTTGGGGACTTTGCAGCTTATCTTTACAAGAGACAAGGGAGGATTTCTGGGGGCATTGACGGAATTTGCACAGGCATGCAGTGTTTTCACACCACTTTTGTTGTTTGGGGTTGTCTTTGCTTTCTTGGTACCTGTTTGGCTGTATTCTTTCATAGTAGAACTCGAAGAAAGAACAACCATCATTAA